ACATTTTAATAAAAGAGCTGGCTATCTCAAGTTTGAGAAATTAAGAGATAAGGTTTTAGAAATTCTGGAAAAATAATTTGTATGGCGAACATATAATCAAAATTATGATAATAGTACCCGTCCCAATTAGTTATTTATTCTTACTGAAATGACCGAAAAAGACATCCTCAACATAATTGAAAAGGACGAATGGATGATGAACATCTTGCATGTCGCGGAAAAACTGAATTTCCCCGATTGGGTTATCGGAGCAGGGTTTGTGAGAAATAAAGTTTGGGATTATTTACACGGATATGCTAAAAAAGAAGTTGAAACAAACGATATAGATTTGGTTTATTATGACCCGAACGGAAACGATCAAAAAACTGACGAAGATCTATCACAAAAATTACGAAAAGAAACTGGCATAATATGGGAGATAGTAAATGAAGCGTATGCTCATAAGTGGAATAATGTGCCACCATATAAATCAACCGAGGATGCACTTTCTCAATGGCCGGAAACGGCTACGGGCATAGGTGTCAGGTTGGAAGGTGGCAAATTAAAATTAATTGCGCCTCATGGTATAGATGATTTAATAAATTTAATTATCAAATCAAGTCCAAAATTCAAAGGTGGGATAGAAAGAGTAAAAGAGAGGGCAAT
Above is a genomic segment from bacterium containing:
- a CDS encoding nucleotidyltransferase family protein, coding for MTEKDILNIIEKDEWMMNILHVAEKLNFPDWVIGAGFVRNKVWDYLHGYAKKEVETNDIDLVYYDPNGNDQKTDEDLSQKLRKETGIIWEIVNEAYAHKWNNVPPYKSTEDALSQWPETATGIGVRLEGGKLKLIAPHGIDDLINLIIKSSPKFKGGIERVKERAMEKKWIEKWPELKFNQ